A genomic window from Streptomyces sp. 846.5 includes:
- a CDS encoding HAMP domain-containing sensor histidine kinase, translating to MTTTLMLAVVSGAMALSTTFLLQKNLDTAARTKLDQAINRAWGGGQGNGPGFQGETPPATASQPGGIPDLGIFVRTLPDQAIGGTVDKKGVITANYNSGIGTGAVGRNTDSLTKTEAAVFANVGGNVRYLHISVPDYGDYLVSSTTNAAGTTIFVGVSLNVSESTVSELIAIEAVVAVAGLVLTGFASFALMRLSLRPLDRVAATAVRISRLQLDRGEVGELVRVSEADTDTRTEAGQVGDALNRLIDHVSNALSARHASETRVRQFVADASHELRTPLASIAGYAELTRRGREAVPQDTAYALSRIESEAARMTRLVEDLLLLARLDAGRPLEREPLDLSPLVMDAVRDAHAASPDHNWQVQLPDDPVMVDGDGHRLHQVLVNLLANAGKHTPAGTRVTAAVLLAPDGAGCELRIIDDGPGIPPALLPSVFERFARGDSSRSRAAGSTGLGLAIVAAVTASHGGQVSVRSSPGCTVFTVRLPLSFERARFLNYLAN from the coding sequence GTGACGACCACGCTGATGCTGGCGGTGGTCAGCGGAGCCATGGCGCTGTCGACCACGTTCCTGCTGCAGAAGAACCTCGACACCGCCGCCCGCACCAAGCTGGACCAGGCGATCAACCGCGCCTGGGGCGGCGGGCAGGGGAACGGCCCCGGCTTCCAGGGTGAGACGCCACCAGCCACTGCCAGTCAACCCGGCGGCATCCCTGACCTGGGCATATTTGTCAGGACACTCCCCGATCAGGCCATCGGCGGGACCGTCGACAAAAAGGGCGTCATCACGGCCAACTACAACTCGGGCATAGGAACCGGAGCCGTCGGCCGCAACACCGACAGCCTGACCAAGACCGAGGCGGCAGTTTTCGCCAACGTCGGCGGCAACGTCCGGTATCTCCATATTTCAGTCCCCGACTACGGCGACTACCTGGTCAGCTCAACCACGAACGCCGCCGGCACGACGATCTTCGTCGGCGTCTCGCTCAACGTCAGCGAGTCCACGGTGAGCGAGCTCATCGCCATTGAGGCCGTGGTCGCCGTCGCCGGTCTGGTGCTGACCGGCTTTGCTTCGTTCGCGCTGATGAGGCTGTCCTTGCGACCGCTCGATCGAGTGGCCGCGACGGCTGTACGGATCTCCCGATTGCAGTTGGACCGGGGCGAGGTGGGCGAGTTGGTTCGAGTATCGGAAGCAGACACCGACACTCGGACCGAGGCCGGGCAGGTCGGTGACGCGCTGAACCGACTTATCGACCACGTCTCCAATGCCCTGTCCGCCCGCCACGCGAGCGAGACCCGAGTCCGCCAGTTCGTCGCCGACGCCAGTCACGAGCTGCGGACGCCCCTGGCGTCCATCGCCGGCTACGCCGAACTCACCCGGCGCGGACGCGAAGCCGTGCCGCAGGACACGGCCTACGCGCTGAGCCGGATCGAGTCCGAGGCCGCACGGATGACCCGCCTCGTCGAGGACCTGCTCCTGCTGGCCCGCCTGGACGCCGGACGCCCGCTGGAGCGCGAGCCGCTGGACCTCTCGCCGCTGGTCATGGATGCCGTCCGGGACGCCCACGCGGCCAGCCCCGACCACAACTGGCAGGTCCAACTCCCGGACGACCCGGTGATGGTGGACGGCGACGGACACCGGCTGCACCAGGTGCTGGTCAATCTCCTCGCCAACGCGGGCAAGCACACCCCGGCCGGGACCAGGGTCACCGCCGCCGTGCTGCTCGCCCCCGACGGCGCCGGCTGCGAGCTGCGGATCATCGACGACGGCCCGGGCATCCCGCCCGCGCTGCTGCCCTCCGTGTTCGAGCGCTTCGCCCGCGGCGACAGCTCCCGCTCCCGTGCGGCCGGCAGCACCGGCCTCGGCCTGGCCATCGTCGCGGCCGTCACCGCCTCGCACGGCGGCCAGGTCAGCGTCCGCAGCTCGCCGGGGTGCACCGTGTTCACGGTCCGGCTGCCGCTCTCCTTCGAACGGGCCAGGTTTCTGAATTACCTCGCCAACTGA
- a CDS encoding response regulator transcription factor, which yields MPPSPEAASTDLRRPDGSPVRVLVVDDEAPLADLLSMALRYEGWQTATAGDGAEALRAAREFRPDAVVLDVMLPDLSGLEVMRRLRADQHDVPVLFLTAKDSVEDRIAGLTAGGDDYVTKPFSLEEVVARLRGLLRRSGAAAARAESVLVVGDLTLDEDSREVYRGDDAIRLTATEFELLRFLMRNPRRVLSKPQILDRVWSYDFGGQGNVVELYISYLRRKIDAGRSPMIHTMRGAGYVLKPADAGAPVR from the coding sequence ATGCCCCCTAGCCCCGAAGCGGCCTCCACCGACCTTCGTCGACCCGATGGAAGTCCCGTCCGAGTCCTCGTCGTCGACGACGAGGCCCCGCTTGCCGATCTGTTGTCCATGGCCCTGCGCTACGAGGGCTGGCAGACGGCCACCGCCGGTGACGGCGCCGAAGCTCTGCGTGCAGCCCGCGAGTTCCGTCCGGACGCCGTGGTGCTCGACGTGATGCTGCCCGACCTGAGCGGCCTTGAGGTGATGCGCCGCCTGCGTGCCGACCAGCACGACGTGCCGGTGCTGTTCCTGACCGCCAAGGACTCGGTCGAGGACCGCATCGCCGGCCTCACCGCGGGTGGCGACGACTACGTCACCAAGCCCTTCAGTCTTGAGGAGGTCGTGGCCCGCCTGCGCGGACTGCTCCGCAGGAGCGGCGCGGCCGCGGCGCGGGCCGAGTCGGTGCTGGTCGTCGGCGACCTCACCCTGGACGAGGACAGCCGCGAGGTCTACCGCGGCGACGACGCGATCAGGCTCACCGCCACCGAGTTCGAACTGCTGCGCTTCCTGATGCGCAACCCGCGCCGGGTGCTCAGCAAGCCCCAGATCCTGGACCGGGTCTGGTCCTACGACTTCGGCGGGCAGGGCAACGTCGTCGAGCTCTACATCTCCTACCTGCGCCGCAAGATAGACGCGGGACGCTCGCCGATGATCCACACCATGCGCGGCGCGGGGTACGTGCTGAAGCCGGCCGACGCGGGGGCACCGGTCCGATGA
- a CDS encoding rhomboid family intramembrane serine protease, whose product MRGLQGWTSAGPQTAEEMIAEARKAFFVMFGFMVLIWALQIVNWTGNYQLDREFEVIPQRPDRLGEIFTAPFLHFSWQHIEGNSGPLFVFGFLAAYRGVVRFLWLTLLVALTSGLAVWIFQDTNTGSVGASGLIFGYFGYVVLRGIFDRRLIDTLIGVVMAASFAYLVTIALPGTPGVSWLAHLGGLVGGVVGAWALRDRRPRITAGADSGTGVGPGSGTGSGLGTGSGSGKTIVPTQGSNPALEGSRSDLHKELGDLGLL is encoded by the coding sequence ATGCGCGGGTTGCAGGGATGGACGTCGGCGGGGCCGCAGACCGCCGAGGAGATGATCGCGGAGGCGCGCAAGGCCTTCTTCGTGATGTTTGGCTTCATGGTCCTGATCTGGGCGCTGCAGATCGTCAACTGGACCGGGAACTACCAGCTGGACCGGGAGTTCGAGGTGATCCCGCAGCGGCCGGACCGGCTGGGCGAGATCTTCACCGCGCCGTTCCTGCACTTCAGTTGGCAGCACATCGAGGGCAACTCGGGTCCGCTGTTCGTCTTCGGCTTCCTCGCCGCCTACCGCGGCGTGGTGCGCTTCCTCTGGCTGACCCTGCTGGTCGCGCTCACCAGCGGCCTCGCCGTCTGGATCTTCCAGGACACCAACACCGGCAGCGTCGGCGCCAGCGGGCTGATCTTCGGCTACTTCGGCTATGTGGTGCTGCGCGGGATCTTCGACCGGCGGCTGATCGACACCCTCATCGGGGTGGTCATGGCCGCATCCTTCGCCTATCTTGTGACGATCGCACTGCCCGGCACCCCCGGAGTGAGCTGGCTGGCACACCTGGGCGGTCTGGTCGGCGGCGTGGTCGGAGCCTGGGCCCTGCGGGACCGGCGGCCCCGGATCACCGCCGGCGCGGATTCCGGCACCGGTGTGGGCCCCGGCTCGGGCACTGGTTCGGGCCTGGGCACAGGTTCGGGTTCAGGTAAGACGATCGTGCCGACGCAGGGGTCGAACCCGGCGCTCGAAGGCAGCCGCAGCGACCTGCACAAGGAGCTGGGGGATCTGGGGCTTCTCTAG
- a CDS encoding aldose 1-epimerase family protein codes for MAEKTRSEHSEPLSPTGPQQVIEYGDYRAVLTVVGAGLRGLSHRGRPLIVKYRSEQMPPGGAGQLLVPWPNRVRDGKYAFDGREQQLDISEPATHNASHGFVRWLPWRVMAEDTASVRFGLRLYPMHGYPHILELTASYTLGEDGLSVEVAARNVGPTAAPYGIGAHPYLTLGRGPGTLDEAVLELPADTWIPVDERLIPTGRESVEGTDYDFRKARAIGATPLDTAFTGLHRDRDGRATVRLTSGDGGRGVELWVGEEIGWLQVYSGDGLTGPYRRAGIAVEPMSCPPNAFATGEDVIRLEPGDRIAHHWGIRAL; via the coding sequence ATGGCTGAGAAGACCCGCAGCGAGCACTCCGAACCCCTCTCCCCGACCGGTCCCCAGCAGGTGATCGAGTACGGCGACTACCGCGCGGTACTCACCGTCGTGGGTGCGGGTTTGAGGGGACTCAGCCACCGGGGACGTCCGCTGATCGTGAAGTACCGGTCCGAGCAGATGCCGCCCGGCGGCGCGGGGCAGTTGCTGGTGCCGTGGCCCAACCGGGTGAGGGACGGGAAGTACGCGTTCGACGGCCGGGAGCAGCAGCTCGACATCAGCGAGCCGGCCACGCACAACGCCAGCCACGGCTTCGTCCGCTGGCTGCCCTGGCGGGTGATGGCCGAGGACACCGCCTCGGTCCGCTTCGGGCTGCGGCTGTACCCGATGCACGGCTACCCGCACATCCTCGAACTGACGGCCAGTTACACCCTGGGCGAGGACGGCCTGAGCGTCGAGGTCGCCGCCCGCAACGTCGGGCCGACCGCCGCCCCGTACGGCATCGGCGCGCACCCCTACCTGACCCTGGGCCGGGGTCCCGGCACCCTGGACGAGGCCGTGCTGGAACTGCCGGCCGACACCTGGATCCCGGTCGACGAGCGGCTGATCCCGACCGGCCGCGAGTCCGTCGAGGGGACGGACTACGACTTCCGCAAGGCCAGGGCGATCGGCGCCACCCCGCTGGACACCGCCTTCACCGGACTGCACCGCGACCGGGACGGACGCGCCACAGTCCGGCTGACCAGCGGGGACGGCGGCCGAGGGGTGGAGCTCTGGGTCGGCGAGGAGATCGGCTGGCTGCAGGTGTACTCCGGCGACGGACTCACCGGTCCGTACCGGCGCGCGGGCATCGCGGTCGAGCCGATGAGCTGCCCGCCGAACGCCTTCGCCACCGGCGAGGACGTGATCCGCCTGGAGCCGGGCGACCGGATCGCCCACCACTGGGGCATCCGGGCCCTCTGA
- a CDS encoding peptidoglycan recognition family protein: MVGAVAEAAPTKSTSGAGADASSVALATSAKSTLQDDFAAAAAEFNVPESVLLAVSYQETQWESHQGKPSTTGNYNVMGLTQVAQSTAAPLTVAQVAAENNEAGDGSKPRTPDAALMALVNDRSSTQSPALHTLDAAAGLINQPASALRSDSKQNIRGAAALLDSYQQKLHHTVSPDPAEWFGAVAAYSQASDQKAATGFADQVFLTLHSGASRTTTDNQTVSLAASPAVTVPSTAAATQAVSGLSLRATAVGSTASATTECPTTVTCTFAPAAIPNYYPGNRPTDGNGITTVVLHTTEGSSAADAITEFQNASFGNSAHYIVDANGAVTQLVPLKDPAAHAGNKSVNLHSVGIENVGFAAGSTSANNTAGTWLTSAQYAADAALVKYIAEKYGIPLDRDHILGHDDVPYPLSTPSSFVTNQHWDPGPYYDWSTLFSLLGATPAGSGNLVEGGTVTIAPAFSSANQPAMLGCDVKPGATADSTDPCPAANANFVYLYKDASTDSGLITDSVLSGAGMDSGSSQIADVSDKAVYGQSFVVAGINGDWTAIWYGGQKAWFYNPAGINTVANTHPGQLIVQPSGSTPVAVYGRFYPEASDYPPSLATFATSGYQPVAPLAYTLPVGQAYTADAAVSADYYYTSSNTNTTGSCASPSVCIEVISPTTKYYPIRYNHRIAYVKASDVQVLTATAPPKGSYVPTGPTRAMDTRTTIGGAQAPVVAGTPRVLQIAGANGIPASGVTAVVMNVTAVRPTANTVVTVYPDGLRQPATSNLNVPKGAVMPNLAVVPVVNGKVDFAVTAGSVDLLADVTGYYSTTATGGSTFTSAGPVRAMDTRDGTGGVAKVRVAAAGTVKLKVAGVNGIPATGVTAVVMNVTAVNPSTAGVVTVYPDGITRPTVSNLNFTAGQTVPNLVVVPVKNGMVDFYNYVGTVDLIADITGYFTQGSGSSYVTAGPVRAMDTRNGTGGVAAARVAAGGTLKLKVAGVNGIPSTGVTAVVMNVTAVNPSTAGVVTVYPDGITMPLASNLNFRAGQTIPNLVVVPVKNGVVDFYNYNGTVDLIADVTGYFTQ; the protein is encoded by the coding sequence GTGGTCGGAGCGGTCGCGGAAGCGGCGCCCACGAAGTCCACCTCCGGGGCGGGGGCCGACGCGTCGTCGGTGGCCCTGGCAACCTCGGCCAAGAGCACCTTGCAGGACGACTTCGCAGCTGCGGCTGCTGAGTTCAACGTCCCGGAGAGCGTCCTTCTGGCGGTGTCCTACCAGGAGACCCAGTGGGAGTCGCACCAGGGCAAGCCGAGCACCACGGGCAACTACAACGTCATGGGGCTGACCCAGGTCGCCCAGTCCACGGCAGCACCGCTGACGGTCGCCCAGGTGGCGGCCGAGAACAACGAGGCCGGCGACGGCAGCAAGCCGCGCACCCCGGACGCCGCGCTGATGGCGCTGGTGAACGACCGGTCCTCGACCCAGTCCCCGGCGCTGCACACACTGGACGCGGCCGCCGGGCTGATCAATCAGCCCGCCTCGGCGCTGCGCAGTGACAGCAAGCAGAACATCCGCGGCGCAGCGGCCCTGCTGGACTCCTACCAGCAGAAGCTGCACCACACGGTGTCCCCCGACCCGGCCGAGTGGTTCGGCGCGGTCGCGGCCTACTCCCAGGCCTCGGACCAGAAGGCCGCCACCGGCTTCGCCGACCAGGTCTTCCTGACCCTGCACAGCGGTGCCTCCCGCACCACCACCGACAACCAGACGGTGTCGCTGGCCGCCAGCCCGGCCGTCACCGTGCCCAGCACGGCGGCCGCGACCCAGGCCGTCAGCGGGCTCAGCCTGCGGGCGACGGCCGTCGGCAGCACCGCGTCCGCCACGACCGAGTGCCCGACGACGGTGACCTGCACCTTCGCGCCGGCTGCCATCCCCAACTACTACCCGGGCAACCGTCCCACCGACGGCAACGGCATCACCACAGTCGTGCTGCACACGACCGAGGGATCATCCGCTGCCGACGCGATCACCGAGTTCCAGAACGCGTCGTTCGGTAACAGCGCGCACTACATCGTGGACGCCAACGGTGCGGTCACCCAACTGGTGCCCCTGAAGGACCCCGCCGCCCACGCCGGCAACAAGTCGGTCAACCTGCACTCGGTCGGCATCGAGAACGTCGGCTTCGCCGCGGGCAGCACCTCCGCCAACAACACGGCCGGCACCTGGCTGACTTCGGCGCAGTACGCGGCCGACGCGGCCCTGGTGAAGTACATCGCGGAGAAGTACGGCATCCCGCTGGACCGGGACCACATCCTCGGCCACGACGACGTGCCGTACCCACTCTCCACCCCCTCCAGCTTCGTGACCAACCAGCACTGGGACCCGGGGCCCTACTACGACTGGAGCACCCTCTTCAGCCTGCTGGGCGCCACCCCGGCCGGCAGCGGCAACCTGGTCGAGGGGGGCACGGTCACCATCGCGCCGGCCTTCAGCTCGGCCAACCAGCCGGCCATGCTCGGCTGCGATGTGAAGCCGGGCGCCACCGCCGACAGCACCGACCCCTGCCCGGCCGCCAACGCCAACTTCGTCTACCTCTACAAGGACGCCTCCACCGATTCCGGCCTGATCACCGACAGCGTCCTGTCCGGCGCCGGCATGGACAGCGGCAGCAGCCAGATCGCCGACGTCAGCGACAAGGCCGTCTACGGTCAGAGCTTCGTCGTCGCCGGCATCAACGGTGACTGGACCGCGATCTGGTACGGCGGACAGAAGGCCTGGTTCTACAACCCCGCGGGGATCAACACGGTCGCCAACACCCACCCGGGCCAGCTGATAGTCCAGCCCAGCGGCAGCACGCCGGTCGCGGTGTACGGGCGCTTCTACCCCGAGGCCTCCGACTACCCGCCCTCGCTCGCGACCTTCGCCACCTCGGGCTACCAGCCGGTCGCGCCGCTGGCGTACACCCTCCCGGTAGGGCAGGCCTACACCGCGGACGCCGCTGTGAGCGCCGACTACTACTACACCAGCAGTAACACCAACACCACCGGCAGCTGCGCCTCGCCGTCGGTGTGCATCGAGGTCATCTCCCCGACCACCAAGTACTACCCGATCCGCTACAACCACCGGATCGCCTATGTGAAGGCCTCCGACGTCCAGGTGCTCACCGCGACCGCGCCGCCCAAGGGCAGCTACGTCCCGACCGGTCCGACCCGGGCCATGGACACCAGGACCACCATCGGCGGGGCGCAGGCGCCGGTCGTGGCCGGCACCCCGCGGGTGCTGCAGATCGCGGGGGCGAACGGGATCCCGGCCAGCGGGGTGACCGCGGTGGTCATGAACGTCACGGCGGTCAGGCCGACCGCCAACACGGTCGTCACGGTCTATCCGGACGGTCTGAGGCAGCCGGCCACATCGAACCTGAACGTCCCCAAGGGCGCGGTGATGCCCAACCTGGCGGTCGTCCCGGTGGTGAACGGGAAGGTCGACTTCGCGGTCACCGCCGGCTCCGTCGACCTGCTGGCCGACGTCACCGGCTACTACTCGACGACCGCCACCGGCGGCTCCACCTTCACCAGCGCCGGTCCGGTCCGGGCGATGGACACCCGTGACGGCACCGGTGGGGTCGCGAAGGTGCGAGTGGCCGCCGCCGGGACGGTGAAGCTGAAGGTCGCCGGGGTGAACGGGATCCCGGCGACCGGGGTGACCGCGGTGGTCATGAACGTGACGGCGGTCAACCCGAGCACGGCCGGGGTGGTGACCGTCTATCCGGACGGCATCACCCGGCCGACGGTCTCCAACCTGAACTTCACGGCCGGGCAGACCGTCCCCAACCTGGTGGTGGTCCCGGTGAAGAACGGGATGGTGGACTTCTACAACTACGTCGGCACCGTCGACCTCATCGCCGACATCACCGGCTACTTCACCCAGGGGTCCGGCTCCTCGTACGTCACCGCCGGTCCGGTCCGGGCGATGGACACCCGTAACGGTACGGGCGGCGTCGCGGCGGCGCGGGTGGCGGCCGGCGGCACGCTGAAGCTGAAGGTCGCCGGGGTGAACGGGATTCCGTCGACCGGGGTGACCGCGGTGGTCATGAACGTGACGGCGGTCAACCCGAGCACGGCCGGGGTGGTGACCGTCTATCCGGACGGCATCACCATGCCGCTCGCCTCGAACCTGAACTTCAGGGCGGGGCAGACCATCCCGAACCTGGTCGTCGTCCCGGTGAAGAACGGTGTGGTGGACTTCTACAACTACAACGGCACCGTCGACCTGATCGCCGACGTCACCGGCTACTTCACCCAGTAG
- a CDS encoding acyl-CoA dehydrogenase family protein gives MRRTVFTEDHEAFRETIRDFITKEVVPVYPEWEQAGRAPKDFYLTLGELGVFGIEVPEEFGGAGIHGFKYQAIVTEECARAGVSFGGSGVHTGLCLPYLMEYGSDEQKKRWLPKFVSGEMMTAIAMTEPGTGSDLAGMATNAKLSEDGKHYVLNGAKTFITGGVQADLMLVVARTSPATPENRRTGLSILCVDTTSEGYTVGRKLDKIGLRTSDTAELSFVDVKVPVENLLGEEGKGFFYLAHNLVQERLAIAVGAYAAARAAVDLAVSYTKDRKVFGQSVSEFQNTKFEIAACEAEVDAAQAVVDRALEQFETGDLTASDVAKAKLFTTEVCSRVVDRCLQLHGGYGYILEYPIARLYADNRVFRIYGGTSEVMKLVIAKSLGL, from the coding sequence GTGCGCCGCACCGTATTCACCGAGGACCACGAGGCGTTCCGGGAGACCATCCGCGACTTCATCACCAAGGAGGTCGTGCCGGTCTACCCCGAGTGGGAGCAGGCCGGTCGCGCTCCCAAGGACTTCTACCTGACCCTCGGCGAGCTGGGCGTCTTCGGCATCGAGGTGCCCGAGGAGTTCGGCGGCGCCGGCATCCACGGCTTCAAGTACCAGGCGATCGTCACTGAGGAGTGCGCCCGCGCCGGCGTCAGCTTCGGCGGCTCCGGGGTGCACACCGGCCTGTGTCTCCCGTACCTGATGGAGTACGGCAGCGACGAGCAGAAGAAGCGCTGGCTGCCGAAGTTCGTCTCCGGCGAGATGATGACCGCCATCGCCATGACCGAGCCGGGCACCGGCTCCGACCTGGCCGGGATGGCCACCAACGCCAAGCTCTCCGAGGACGGCAAGCACTACGTCCTCAACGGCGCCAAGACCTTCATCACCGGCGGCGTCCAGGCCGACCTGATGCTGGTGGTCGCCCGTACCTCCCCGGCCACCCCGGAGAACCGCCGCACCGGCCTCTCCATCCTCTGCGTCGACACCACCAGCGAGGGCTACACCGTCGGCCGCAAGCTGGACAAGATCGGCCTGCGCACCTCCGACACCGCCGAGCTCTCCTTCGTCGACGTCAAGGTGCCGGTCGAGAACCTGCTGGGCGAGGAGGGCAAGGGCTTCTTCTACCTGGCCCACAACCTGGTCCAGGAGCGCCTGGCCATCGCGGTCGGCGCCTACGCCGCCGCCCGCGCCGCGGTGGACCTGGCCGTCTCCTACACCAAGGACCGCAAGGTCTTCGGCCAGTCGGTGTCCGAGTTCCAGAACACCAAGTTCGAGATCGCCGCCTGCGAGGCCGAGGTCGACGCGGCCCAGGCCGTCGTGGACCGTGCCCTGGAGCAGTTCGAGACCGGCGACCTGACCGCCTCGGACGTGGCCAAGGCCAAGCTGTTCACCACCGAGGTCTGCTCCCGGGTGGTCGACCGCTGCCTGCAGCTGCACGGCGGCTACGGCTACATCCTGGAGTACCCGATCGCCCGCCTCTACGCGGACAACCGGGTCTTCCGCATCTACGGCGGCACCAGCGAGGTCATGAAGCTCGTGATCGCCAAGTCGCTCGGCCTGTAG
- a CDS encoding trypsin-like peptidase domain-containing protein has product MESAGSGTSRSLPLRRPCLVLAVGLVLAAAAGCSSGSSSNAANGWNSGGSSSASAAASGAGNDLQTDYQNTVKAVLPSVVQITAGESLGSGIVYDSKGDVVTNAHVIGTGHSFKVTLADSSTTLDATLVYSYPTSDLAVIKLTNPPSDIRPAVFADSSKVAVGQIVLAMGNPLGLESSVTQGIVSAVGRTVSEPSTAESPGVTIPNMVQTSAAINPGNSGGALVNLADQIVGINTLAATSASGSGAQAPGIGFAIPASAVVSLADQMIKDGKVTNSGRAALGITSRTVLTSGGDTETGAGVVSVTSGGPADKAGIQAGDVITKVGGTAIASSNELSEVLADLQPGQQVEVTYLRSGQTKTANVTLGTLAAS; this is encoded by the coding sequence ATGGAGAGCGCAGGCTCCGGCACCTCCCGCTCGCTTCCGCTCCGCAGGCCGTGCCTGGTGCTCGCGGTCGGTCTGGTGCTCGCCGCCGCGGCCGGATGCAGCAGCGGCTCGTCGTCGAACGCCGCCAACGGCTGGAACAGCGGCGGCTCCTCCAGTGCGTCCGCCGCCGCGTCCGGCGCCGGCAACGATCTGCAGACGGACTATCAGAACACCGTCAAGGCGGTGCTCCCCTCCGTCGTCCAGATCACCGCGGGTGAGAGCCTGGGCTCGGGCATCGTCTACGACAGCAAGGGCGACGTCGTCACCAACGCCCATGTCATCGGCACCGGGCACAGCTTCAAGGTCACCCTCGCCGACAGCTCCACCACCCTGGACGCGACGCTGGTCTACTCCTACCCGACCAGCGACCTGGCCGTGATCAAGCTGACCAACCCGCCCTCCGACATCAGGCCGGCCGTCTTCGCGGACAGCAGCAAGGTCGCGGTCGGTCAGATCGTGCTGGCCATGGGCAACCCGCTCGGGCTGGAGAGCAGCGTCACCCAGGGCATCGTGTCGGCCGTCGGGCGCACGGTGTCGGAGCCCAGCACCGCGGAGTCGCCGGGCGTGACGATCCCCAACATGGTGCAGACCTCGGCGGCGATCAACCCCGGGAACAGCGGCGGAGCGCTGGTGAACCTGGCCGACCAGATCGTCGGCATCAACACCCTGGCCGCGACCTCGGCCAGCGGCAGCGGCGCCCAGGCGCCGGGGATCGGCTTCGCCATCCCGGCGTCCGCGGTGGTCAGCCTGGCGGACCAGATGATCAAGGACGGCAAGGTCACCAACTCGGGCCGTGCCGCGCTGGGCATCACCTCGCGCACCGTCCTGACCAGCGGCGGCGACACCGAGACCGGCGCCGGGGTGGTCTCGGTGACCAGCGGCGGCCCGGCCGACAAGGCGGGCATCCAGGCCGGGGACGTGATCACCAAGGTGGGCGGGACCGCCATCGCGAGCTCCAACGAGCTGAGCGAGGTGCTGGCCGACCTGCAGCCGGGCCAGCAGGTCGAGGTCACCTATCTGCGCAGCGGCCAGACGAAGACCGCCAACGTCACGCTGGGCACGCTCGCCGCCTCCTGA
- a CDS encoding amidohydrolase family protein, producing the protein MESFPWIISVDDHTVEPPDVWQDRLPAKYRETGPRIVRAPLAEMTFVGGCFAPRMGEPGSEGTIADWWVYEDLRRPLTRLDTAVGYPREEVRLEAITYQQMRPGSFSIPERLEDMDVNHVQSALCFPTFPRFCGQTFTEAKDHELGLLCIRAYNDWMVEEWCGPKARGRMIPLGIVPLWDAELAAAEVRRNAARGVRAVCFSEIPPHLGLPSIHTDAWDPFLRACEETGTVIAMHIGSSSRMPSTSADAPPAVGSTITFANCCFSMVDWLMSGKFDRFPGLNIMYAEGQIGWIPYILARADVVWEENAAWGGVADKVLTRPSELFARHIYGCFFDDPHGVRNLDAIGAANVLYETDYPHSDSTWPKSREVAESQMGHLEADVVEQLVRGNAIRLLDLTPEGLWKGATGV; encoded by the coding sequence ATGGAGAGCTTCCCCTGGATCATTTCGGTGGACGACCACACCGTCGAGCCGCCTGACGTCTGGCAGGACCGCCTGCCCGCCAAGTACCGCGAGACCGGTCCCCGCATCGTCCGCGCCCCGCTCGCCGAGATGACCTTCGTCGGGGGCTGCTTCGCCCCCCGGATGGGGGAGCCCGGCAGCGAGGGCACCATCGCGGACTGGTGGGTCTACGAGGACCTGCGCCGCCCGCTGACCCGCCTGGACACCGCCGTCGGCTATCCCAGGGAGGAGGTGCGGCTGGAGGCGATCACCTACCAGCAGATGCGTCCGGGATCGTTCTCGATACCCGAGCGGCTGGAGGACATGGACGTCAACCACGTCCAGTCGGCGCTCTGCTTCCCGACCTTCCCGCGCTTCTGCGGCCAGACCTTCACCGAGGCCAAGGACCACGAGCTGGGCCTGCTGTGCATCCGCGCCTACAACGACTGGATGGTCGAGGAGTGGTGCGGGCCCAAGGCGCGGGGCCGGATGATCCCGCTGGGGATCGTGCCGCTGTGGGACGCCGAACTGGCGGCGGCAGAGGTCCGCCGCAACGCGGCCCGGGGCGTCCGGGCGGTCTGCTTCAGCGAGATACCCCCGCACCTGGGGCTGCCCAGCATCCACACCGACGCCTGGGACCCCTTCCTGCGGGCCTGCGAGGAGACCGGCACGGTCATCGCCATGCACATCGGCTCCTCCTCCCGGATGCCGTCCACCTCGGCGGACGCGCCCCCGGCCGTCGGCTCCACCATCACCTTCGCCAACTGCTGCTTCTCCATGGTGGACTGGCTGATGAGCGGCAAGTTCGACCGCTTCCCCGGGCTGAACATCATGTACGCCGAGGGGCAGATCGGCTGGATCCCCTACATCCTGGCCCGCGCCGACGTGGTGTGGGAGGAGAACGCGGCCTGGGGCGGAGTCGCCGACAAGGTGCTGACCCGTCCCAGCGAGCTGTTCGCCCGGCACATCTACGGCTGCTTCTTCGACGACCCGCACGGCGTCAGGAACCTGGACGCGATCGGCGCCGCCAACGTCCTCTACGAGACCGACTACCCGCACTCCGACTCGACCTGGCCGAAGAGCCGTGAGGTCGCCGAATCGCAGATGGGCCATCTGGAGGCGGACGTCGTGGAGCAGTTGGTGCGCGGCAACGCGATCCGGCTGCTGGACCTGACCCCGGAGGGGCTGTGGAAGGGGGCGACCGGTGTCTGA